The following proteins come from a genomic window of Heyndrickxia acidicola:
- the disA gene encoding DNA integrity scanning diadenylate cyclase DisA, with amino-acid sequence MEEKKPQQKSMAEILQLIAPGTPIREGIDNVLRANTGGLIVLGFNEAVKSLVDGGFSINSTFSPSYLYELAKMDGAIILNETGNKILIANAQLAPDPSLSSSETGMRHRTAERVAKQTKSLVIAISQRRHVITLYQGSFRYALKDISVILTKANQALQTLEKYKLILDQSTANLSVLEFEDLVTYNDFLQILHRVEMVMRIKKELVTYLNELGTEGRLVRLQMNELIADIEKEVLLLLKDYSFDQQVKPLDLLLRLQDLVGPEVSDDHILMKLLGYSNYIHLDEAVYPRGYRILNKIPRLPVAIVDNLIGKFGRLTKIVKASVAELDEVDGIGEVRARKIRDGLKHIKEQIYTDRQL; translated from the coding sequence ATGGAAGAAAAAAAGCCCCAGCAAAAATCCATGGCTGAAATTTTGCAGTTAATCGCACCTGGAACACCTATTCGTGAAGGAATTGACAATGTACTGAGAGCCAATACGGGAGGATTAATTGTTCTTGGCTTTAATGAGGCAGTAAAATCGCTTGTTGACGGCGGTTTTTCCATCAATAGCACGTTCAGCCCAAGTTACTTATATGAATTGGCAAAAATGGATGGAGCCATTATTTTAAATGAAACGGGGAATAAAATTCTCATTGCTAATGCACAGCTGGCACCTGACCCCTCGCTTTCATCCTCTGAGACAGGAATGCGGCATAGGACAGCTGAACGGGTCGCCAAGCAGACGAAATCACTGGTTATTGCCATTTCACAAAGGCGCCATGTTATTACCTTATATCAGGGAAGCTTTCGCTACGCCTTAAAAGATATTTCGGTTATTTTAACAAAAGCAAACCAGGCGCTCCAAACATTGGAAAAATATAAGCTGATTCTGGATCAAAGTACAGCCAATTTATCCGTGCTGGAATTTGAAGATCTGGTTACATATAACGATTTCCTTCAAATTCTTCATCGGGTGGAGATGGTAATGCGGATTAAAAAGGAGCTTGTTACCTATCTGAATGAACTGGGAACAGAAGGAAGATTGGTAAGGTTGCAAATGAATGAGTTAATTGCTGATATTGAAAAAGAAGTCCTATTGCTCTTAAAGGACTACAGCTTTGATCAGCAGGTAAAACCATTGGATCTGCTTTTGAGGCTTCAGGACTTGGTTGGTCCCGAAGTGAGCGATGATCATATTCTTATGAAATTGCTGGGGTATAGCAATTATATCCATTTGGATGAAGCTGTCTATCCAAGAGGCTATCGTATTTTAAATAAAATTCCGCGTCTTCCCGTAGCAATAGTCGACAATCTAATCGGCAAGTTTGGGAGATTAACGAAAATTGTAAAAGCAAGTGTTGCTGAACTGGATGAAGTCGATGGCATTGGAGAAGTCAGAGCCAGGAAAATTAGAGATGGTTTAAAACATATTAAAGAGCAGATCTATACAGATCGTCAGCTTTAA
- the radA gene encoding DNA repair protein RadA gives MAKKTTKFICQSCGYESPKWMGRCPGCGEWNKMVEEVEITSKPKGVFLHTAVGSETKAAPITSIYSEQEDRVETKMQELNRVLGGGVVPGSLVLIGGDPGIGKSTLLLQVSSQLSSEHKVLYISGEESVKQTKLRADRLHISSENLYVYAETNLELIHQTIEDINPRFVIIDSIQTVYHPEVTSAPGSVSQVRESTGQLMRIAKTKGIAIFIVGHVTKEGSIAGPRMLEHMVDTVLYFEGERHHTYRILRAVKNRFGSTNELAILEMKEFGLEEVENPSEIFLEERSKGAAGSTVVASMEGTRPVLVEIQALISPSMFGVPRRMATGIDHNRVPLLMAVLEKRVGMLLANHDAYLKVAGGVKIDEPAVDLAVAVSIASSFRDQPTRPDDCIIGEVGLTGEVRRVSRIEQRVSEAAKLGFKRAVIPANNIGGWKIPDEIEVIGVSSVSEALQQVLGG, from the coding sequence ATGGCCAAAAAAACAACCAAGTTCATTTGCCAGTCATGCGGGTACGAATCACCCAAGTGGATGGGACGGTGTCCAGGTTGCGGCGAATGGAACAAGATGGTTGAAGAAGTAGAAATTACAAGCAAGCCTAAAGGGGTTTTTTTACACACGGCAGTCGGAAGTGAAACCAAGGCAGCCCCTATTACGTCTATATATTCAGAGCAAGAAGATAGAGTAGAAACCAAAATGCAGGAGCTCAACAGAGTACTAGGCGGTGGAGTGGTACCAGGATCACTTGTTTTGATTGGCGGCGATCCAGGTATAGGAAAATCAACTTTACTGTTACAGGTTTCCTCACAGCTTTCTTCTGAACATAAGGTTCTATATATATCGGGTGAGGAATCTGTGAAACAAACGAAACTCAGAGCAGACCGTCTTCATATTTCCTCTGAAAATCTTTATGTATACGCTGAAACCAATTTGGAATTGATCCATCAAACCATTGAGGATATTAATCCCCGTTTTGTCATCATTGACTCTATTCAAACCGTCTATCACCCTGAGGTAACCTCGGCTCCGGGAAGTGTTTCTCAGGTAAGGGAGTCGACCGGCCAGCTGATGAGAATTGCCAAAACAAAAGGAATTGCGATTTTCATTGTCGGCCATGTGACAAAAGAAGGATCCATTGCTGGACCAAGAATGCTAGAACATATGGTGGATACGGTTCTTTATTTTGAAGGAGAAAGGCATCACACGTATCGTATTTTACGTGCTGTCAAAAATCGTTTTGGCTCAACCAATGAGCTAGCAATATTGGAAATGAAGGAATTTGGCTTAGAAGAAGTAGAAAACCCTTCAGAAATCTTTTTAGAGGAACGTTCAAAGGGAGCTGCGGGCTCTACCGTCGTTGCATCTATGGAAGGGACACGTCCTGTATTGGTGGAAATACAGGCACTCATATCGCCTTCTATGTTTGGGGTTCCAAGGAGAATGGCTACAGGTATTGATCATAATAGGGTTCCGCTGTTAATGGCAGTATTGGAGAAAAGAGTCGGAATGCTGCTTGCCAATCATGATGCCTATTTAAAAGTAGCTGGCGGAGTAAAAATTGATGAGCCGGCAGTTGATCTGGCTGTTGCCGTCAGTATTGCTTCGAGCTTTAGAGACCAGCCTACAAGGCCAGATGACTGTATCATTGGCGAGGTTGGATTAACGGGTGAAGTAAGGCGCGTATCACGTATTGAACAACGTGTTTCTGAAGCAGCAAAGTTAGGTTTTAAACGGGCTGTCATTCCAGCAAACAACATTGGCGGCTGGAAAATTCCCGATGAAATAGAAGTGATTGGAGTGTCATCTGTTAGTGAAGCGTTACAACAAGTTTTAGGGGGATGA